In the genome of Denticeps clupeoides chromosome 13, fDenClu1.1, whole genome shotgun sequence, one region contains:
- the mrpl47 gene encoding LOW QUALITY PROTEIN: large ribosomal subunit protein uL29m (The sequence of the model RefSeq protein was modified relative to this genomic sequence to represent the inferred CDS: deleted 2 bases in 1 codon) — protein sequence MAATVAGRVANLCRHFQRSFAISALGKTAAPSAAVHMLQPRDQVTLPGPRSFPGGWQQGDGLLCSHRHAATLHTSAGRRGLGEFFDDPENWGESTVKSGAPWTAKQLRTKSNEDLHKLWYVLLKEKNMLLTLEQESKRQLLSMPSPERMKKVDRSLRRLDTVVQERETAIRLLQTGQERARPGAWRKNVFGKVYWYRFREYAIPWYLNTRYKRKRFFTPSFVNPYTRLSLEKHLRAKVRKARLEKQKSKRLDEMFSKTSAKV from the exons ATGGCGGCGACCGTGGCAGGACGCGTTGCCAACTTGTGCAGGCATTTTCAGCGGTCCTTCGCCATATCG GCCCTCGGTAAGACAGCAGCTCCCTCGGCCGCCGTCCATATGCTCCAGCCCCGCGACCAGGTAACGCTCCCCGGCCCGCGTTCGTTCCCCGGCGGTTGGCAGCAGGGTGACGGCCTCCTCTGTTCGCACAGGCATGCCGCGACCCTGCATACATCAGCGGGCAGGAGGGGCCTCGGGGAGTTCTTCGACGATCCAGAGAACTGGGGCGAGTCGACGGTAAAGTCCG GAGCGCCCTGGACGGCAAAGCAGCTGCGGACGAAGAGTAACGAGGACCTGCACAAACTCTG GTATGTTCTCTTGAAGGAGAAGAATATGCTGCTCACTCTCGAGCAAGAGTCAAAAAGGCAGCTCTTGTCCATGCCCAGTCCAGAGCGAATGAAGAag GTTGACCGGTCCTTACGGAGGCTCGACACTGTCGTACAGGAGAGGGAGACGGCCATCCGGTTACTGCAGACCGGCCAAGAACGAGCGAGGCCCGGGGCCTGGAGGAAAAATGTGTTCGGAAAGGTCTATTG GTACCGCTTTAGAGAATACGCCATTCCCTGGTACCTGAACACACGGTACAAAAGAAAGCGCTTCTTCACCCCGTCGTTTGTTAATCCTTACACCAG GCTGAGCCTGGAGAAGCACCTGCGTGCCAAGGTGAGAAAAGCGAGGCTCGAAAAACAGAAGAGTAAGAGGCTGGATGAGATGTTTTCGAAAACGTCTGCGAAGGTTTGA
- the actl6a gene encoding actin-like protein 6A has protein sequence MSGGVYGGDEVGALVFDIGSYTVRAGYAGEDCPKADFPTVIGVTLDREDGSAPMETDGEKPKQSGTAYYIDTNQLRVPREQMEVMSPLKNGMIEDWDSFQAILDHTYKMHFKSEPSLHPVLMSEASWNTRAKREKLTELMFEHYNIPAFFLCKTAVLSSFANGRSTGLVLDSGATHTTAIPVHDGYVLQQCIVKSPLAGDFMSMQCRELFQDLSVEIVPPYIIASKDPVREGSPASWKKKEKLPQVTRSWHNYMCNTVIQDFQASVLQVSDSPYDEQVAAQMPTVHYELPNGYNCDFGAERLKIPEGLFDPSNAKGLSGNTMLGVGHVVTTSVGMCDIDIRPGLYGSVIVTGGNTLIQGFTDRLNRELSQKTPPSMRLKLIANNTTVERRFSAWIGGSILASLGTFQQMWISKQEYEEGGKQCVDRKCP, from the exons ATGAGCGGCGGAGTGTACGGAGGCG ATGAGGTGGGAGCCCTGGTCTTCGACATCGGCTCGTACACCGTGCGAGCCGGCTACGCGGGAGAGGACTGCCCCAAG GCGGACTTCCCCACGGTGATCGGCGTGACTCTGGACCGGGAGGATGGCTCCGCGCCGATGGAGACGGACGGGGAGAAGCCCAAGCAGAGCGGCACTGCATACTACATCGACACCAACCAGCTCCGGGTCCCCCGGGAGCAGATGGAGGTCATGTCGCCGCTCAAGAACGGCATGA ttgagGATTGGGACAGTTTCCAGGCCATTCTAGATCACACCTATAAGATGCACTTCAAATCAGAACCCAGTCTGCATCCTGTGCTCATGTCTGAGGCAtcg TGGAACACCCGAGCCAAGCGGGAGAAGCTGACTGAGCTGATGTTTGAACATTACAACATCCCTGCCTTTTTCCTGTGCAAAACGGCTGTGCTGTCCTC GTTTGCCAATGGACGATCCACAGGTTTGGTTTTAGACAGtggagcaacacacacaacagccatTCCAGTTCATGATGGATATGTCCTGCAGCAGT GCATCGTCAAGTCTCCGCTTGCCGGTGACTTCATGAGCATGCAGTGCAGGGAACTGTTCCAGGACCTCAGTGTGGAGATCGTCCCTCCCTACATCATTGCATCGAAG GATCCGGTACGTGAAGGGTCACCCGCCAGCtggaaaaagaaggagaagctACCTCAAGTGACTCGTTCATGGCATAACTACATGTGTAAC ACCGTCATTCAGGACTTCCAGGCTTCTGTTCTGCAGGTTTCAGACTCGCCTTACGATGAACA AGTGGCTGCACAgatgcccactgttcactatgAGCTGCCCAACGGATACAACTGTGACTTCGGAGCCGAACGGCTCAAGATTCCCGAGGGTCTGTTCGATCCATCCAATGCCAAG GGACTTTCTGGTAACACCATGCTGGGGGTTGGACACGTGGTCACCACCAGTGTTGGCATGTGTGACATTGACATTCGACCG GGTCTTTATGGAAGTGTTATTGTGACTGGTGGAAACACACTCATCCAGGGCTTCACAGACCGCCTCAACAGGGAACTCTCCCAGAAGACACCACCG agTATGCGCTTGAAGTTGATCGCCAACAACACAACTGTGGAACGCAGGTTCAGTGCTTGGATTGGCGGCTCGATCCTCGCATCGCTA GGGACATTTCAACAAATGTGGATCTCCAAACAGGAGTATGAAGAAGGCGGAAAACAGTGTGTGGACAGGAAATGTCCTTAA